The Citrifermentans bemidjiense Bem genome window below encodes:
- a CDS encoding DUF354 domain-containing protein has protein sequence MRKDKKTIWIDMDNSPHVPFFRPIIGELEARGYEVMLTARDCFQVCKLADLYKMDYRKVGVHYGKNKIMKGIGLLLRSAQLASYVLKRSPDLALSHGSRSQMILSSVLHIPTVMMTDYEYAKSIPFFRPDWLIIPEMIPDSSVCDRPGKILRYSGLKEDVYVPGFQPEQGVLDQLRLDPTKVIVIVRPPATEAHYFKEESLRLFEEAMSWLGTVEQVSVILLPRNSGQADFVTSKWPQLLQSGKVKIPDQVIPGLNLIWYSDLVISGGGTMNREAAALGVPVYSIFRGEIGSIDRHLSDTGRLTMIGSAEELRTKVELKKRKRSQAYQPPNRPALKQIVDILHVILNQV, from the coding sequence ATGCGAAAGGATAAAAAGACCATCTGGATAGACATGGATAATTCGCCGCATGTACCTTTCTTCAGGCCGATCATCGGCGAACTCGAGGCACGGGGGTACGAGGTGATGTTGACGGCTCGGGATTGCTTCCAGGTCTGTAAATTGGCCGACTTATACAAGATGGATTACCGAAAAGTCGGAGTCCACTACGGCAAGAACAAGATCATGAAGGGGATTGGGCTGCTGCTGAGGTCGGCGCAGCTTGCTTCATACGTTTTAAAAAGGAGTCCGGACCTTGCACTTTCCCACGGGTCGCGCTCGCAGATGATCCTTTCCTCGGTGCTGCACATTCCCACCGTGATGATGACAGACTATGAATATGCCAAGAGTATTCCCTTTTTTCGCCCTGACTGGCTGATCATTCCGGAGATGATCCCGGACAGCAGTGTGTGCGACCGCCCCGGCAAAATCCTGCGCTACTCCGGGTTGAAGGAGGATGTCTACGTGCCGGGGTTCCAGCCCGAGCAGGGAGTCCTGGACCAACTGCGCCTTGACCCGACCAAAGTCATCGTTATTGTTCGCCCTCCTGCCACAGAGGCGCATTATTTCAAGGAGGAAAGCCTGCGACTGTTCGAGGAGGCAATGTCCTGGCTCGGGACAGTGGAACAGGTGAGCGTCATCCTACTGCCGCGCAACAGCGGGCAGGCGGACTTCGTTACAAGTAAATGGCCGCAACTGCTGCAGAGCGGGAAGGTGAAAATCCCCGATCAGGTGATCCCCGGGCTCAACCTGATCTGGTACTCGGATCTGGTGATAAGCGGCGGGGGTACCATGAACCGTGAGGCAGCGGCGTTGGGGGTGCCGGTCTACAGTATCTTCCGAGGAGAAATAGGTTCCATCGACAGGCACCTATCCGATACCGGGCGCTTGACCATGATCGGGAGCGCTGAGGAACTGCGGACCAAGGTGGAACTCAAGAAAAGAAAGCGCTCGCAGGCTTACCAACCGCCGAACCGCCCTGCGTTGAAACAGATTGTCGACATCCTGCACGTCATCCTGAACCAGGTTTAA
- a CDS encoding GumC family protein produces the protein MSLLEILTLLFKRKKAIIGIFLLLFASAAAYTLAQDPTYEAKASILVKMFREDPSRPGMEADANNLPRIVSQDEVVNAEIQILTGRELAEKVIGTLKMEGIYPHLASGELLPAARMDQAVQTFAQSLQVQGVRKSNVIAVSFQHNDPEMAAKAVNLLIEAFKEKHLAVHSDPQSSFIASQLASFEVKLKESEKQLQDYQQRTGVYSIDEQKTLLLRQHTELDSAYRQAVTNVRENQDKIASLKLQMKYITDNKDRYTQTERDRIIIEAKSKLLELQLKEQELKMKYTDKNKLLADTRKELEVVSKFLKDQEEIIIGKVKTANPVYQSMETDLFRVQADLKSQTARADALKSQLRQLDGEIATLDRSQNQIQDLKRQIVLNEKNYMAYMERNEDARISDAMNRLKLSNISVIQQAVAPAKPIKPNISLTLALGMVFGMAAGLLYAYAAERLSQTFTDPKGVEKYLELPVLVTVPLKKD, from the coding sequence ATGAGTCTGCTAGAGATATTGACACTGCTGTTCAAGCGGAAAAAAGCAATCATCGGGATTTTTCTGCTGCTTTTTGCCTCTGCCGCGGCTTATACGCTGGCCCAGGATCCGACCTATGAAGCCAAAGCCAGCATCTTAGTGAAGATGTTTCGTGAGGACCCTTCCAGACCTGGGATGGAAGCTGACGCGAACAACCTGCCTCGTATAGTGAGCCAAGACGAGGTTGTCAATGCGGAGATACAGATCCTGACCGGTCGTGAATTGGCGGAAAAGGTGATAGGGACGCTGAAGATGGAGGGAATCTATCCCCACCTTGCCTCAGGGGAACTGCTGCCGGCCGCCCGTATGGACCAGGCCGTGCAAACCTTTGCCCAGAGCCTGCAAGTGCAGGGGGTCAGGAAATCCAACGTAATCGCTGTCTCTTTTCAGCACAACGACCCCGAAATGGCCGCCAAGGCTGTGAACCTGTTGATCGAGGCCTTTAAGGAGAAGCATCTTGCTGTGCACAGCGACCCGCAATCATCTTTCATTGCGAGCCAATTGGCCTCATTTGAGGTGAAGCTTAAGGAATCGGAGAAGCAATTGCAGGATTACCAGCAACGAACTGGGGTCTATTCGATCGACGAGCAAAAAACCCTACTGTTGAGGCAGCACACCGAATTGGACTCAGCCTACCGGCAGGCGGTCACGAACGTTCGGGAAAACCAGGACAAGATTGCTTCCTTGAAGCTGCAGATGAAGTACATCACCGATAACAAGGACAGGTACACCCAAACCGAAAGGGACCGTATCATCATCGAGGCAAAATCAAAGTTATTAGAACTGCAGCTCAAGGAACAAGAGCTCAAGATGAAGTACACCGACAAAAACAAGCTGCTTGCCGACACAAGGAAGGAGTTGGAGGTTGTCAGCAAGTTCCTGAAGGACCAGGAAGAGATCATCATAGGGAAGGTGAAGACGGCGAATCCGGTTTACCAGAGCATGGAGACGGACCTGTTCCGCGTGCAGGCTGACCTGAAGTCGCAAACGGCAAGGGCCGACGCGCTTAAGTCCCAGTTGAGGCAGCTTGATGGGGAAATAGCTACACTTGATCGGAGCCAGAACCAGATTCAGGACCTGAAGCGGCAGATAGTGTTGAACGAAAAAAATTACATGGCTTACATGGAGAGGAACGAGGATGCACGCATCTCGGATGCGATGAACCGTCTGAAGTTGTCGAATATCAGCGTAATCCAGCAGGCAGTGGCACCGGCAAAGCCGATCAAGCCCAATATATCATTGACACTTGCCTTGGGTATGGTCTTCGGTATGGCCGCGGGACTCCTGTATGCCTATGCTGCGGAAAGACTCAGCCAGACATTCACGGATCCCAAAGGTGTGGAAAAGTACCTCGAACTGCCGGTTCTCGTGACAGTCCCGCTAAAAAAGGATTAA
- a CDS encoding AAA family ATPase yields MYLNFYNLDKEPFQITPDPAFLYLSSVHKEALASIIYGVEKRKGFILITGAVGVGKTTILRAYLEKAEAQHLKTIYLFNANISYLNLLKYIFAELNMTPQSNEVSDLVNQLHQRLLYYYREGRNILLVIDEAQNMPVDTLENLRMLSNFETDTDKLIQIVFCAQSEFEKTLSLGELKQLKQRIAVKATISPLTREEGITYIHHRLKTAGDKDCIIFTNGALNQIVQASRGIPRVINVLCDNSLITAFGYGKKRVGSGIVREITRDFGLENPLYFRCGVFLMMLLLMAAAFFGMRQMTSLMAAKAPVGAQATTAAPQARLVPISERTAGDKRALRRVVQRGDTLAKMIKEVYGEVDADKIRRVKEANPSIVDENVIVEGGIISFPYRNR; encoded by the coding sequence ATGTATCTCAACTTCTACAACCTCGATAAAGAACCTTTCCAGATAACTCCGGACCCCGCGTTCCTGTACCTGAGCAGCGTGCATAAGGAGGCGCTTGCTTCCATCATCTACGGAGTCGAAAAAAGAAAGGGGTTCATACTGATTACGGGTGCGGTAGGAGTGGGGAAGACAACCATTCTAAGGGCTTATCTGGAAAAGGCCGAGGCCCAACATCTCAAGACCATCTACTTGTTTAACGCGAACATCTCCTACCTTAACCTGCTGAAGTACATTTTCGCTGAGCTCAACATGACGCCCCAATCCAACGAAGTTTCCGACTTGGTGAACCAACTGCACCAGAGGCTACTCTACTACTACCGTGAAGGGCGCAACATCCTGCTGGTCATAGACGAGGCCCAGAACATGCCCGTCGACACACTCGAAAACCTCCGCATGTTATCGAACTTCGAGACGGATACGGACAAGCTCATCCAGATCGTGTTCTGCGCGCAATCGGAATTCGAGAAGACTCTGAGTTTGGGGGAACTGAAGCAACTCAAGCAACGCATCGCGGTGAAGGCTACCATCTCCCCTCTCACCAGGGAGGAAGGTATCACCTACATCCATCATCGGTTGAAAACGGCTGGCGACAAGGATTGCATCATTTTCACCAACGGAGCTTTGAACCAGATCGTGCAGGCCTCGCGCGGAATTCCCCGGGTCATCAACGTACTCTGCGACAACAGCCTGATTACCGCCTTCGGTTACGGCAAGAAGAGGGTGGGCAGCGGCATCGTGCGGGAGATTACCCGGGATTTCGGGCTGGAGAATCCTCTGTATTTCAGGTGTGGCGTCTTTTTGATGATGCTGCTGCTCATGGCCGCAGCTTTCTTCGGAATGCGTCAAATGACGTCCTTGATGGCTGCGAAAGCTCCTGTTGGCGCGCAAGCGACGACGGCGGCTCCGCAGGCCCGATTGGTGCCTATTTCTGAACGAACTGCCGGGGACAAACGGGCACTCAGGAGGGTGGTCCAACGGGGAGACACTTTGGCGAAGATGATAAAAGAGGTTTACGGCGAGGTCGACGCTGACAAAATCAGGCGAGTTAAAGAAGCCAACCCGAGCATTGTGGATGAAAACGTAATCGTGGAAGGGGGAATTATCTCATTCCCATACCGCAACCGCTGA
- a CDS encoding P-loop NTPase family protein produces MSNIHEALEQARREKSCSTVSSQIALEAQVVRGFSLADEMSKLHHQIGLILADGSYKVLQFVGCSHRAGVSTIVREFASAAVNHYGKSVLILDPSCQELERRINFNVTCEFGWFDTDKDELPDKAFFRFGDSNLYFAPISVHASLVAPSKNIDRNLDLWAKLRERFDLILIDSSSGPKRQEAVDSFHNVDGIILVLEAGKTRRESAEGVKKKIQAAGGVILGAVFNKRQYYIPDFIYKKL; encoded by the coding sequence ATGAGCAATATTCATGAAGCTTTGGAGCAGGCGCGCCGAGAGAAGAGCTGCTCCACAGTATCCTCGCAAATAGCCTTAGAGGCCCAAGTGGTCCGTGGTTTCTCTTTAGCGGATGAAATGTCCAAACTGCACCACCAGATTGGACTCATATTGGCTGACGGCTCCTATAAAGTGCTTCAGTTCGTTGGCTGCAGCCATCGTGCGGGTGTCTCCACTATAGTGCGCGAGTTTGCCTCGGCGGCCGTTAACCACTACGGGAAATCCGTGCTCATCCTTGATCCCTCATGCCAGGAACTGGAGCGGAGGATAAATTTCAACGTCACCTGCGAATTCGGCTGGTTCGATACGGACAAGGACGAACTCCCCGACAAGGCTTTTTTCCGGTTCGGCGACTCCAATCTCTACTTCGCGCCCATATCCGTTCATGCCTCGTTGGTGGCCCCTTCCAAAAACATAGACAGGAACCTGGACCTTTGGGCGAAGCTCAGGGAGAGGTTCGATCTCATCCTAATCGATTCTTCCTCCGGTCCCAAAAGACAGGAGGCAGTGGATTCCTTTCACAATGTGGACGGGATCATCCTGGTCCTTGAAGCTGGCAAAACGCGCCGTGAAAGCGCCGAAGGTGTGAAGAAAAAGATACAGGCCGCCGGTGGTGTGATCCTTGGTGCAGTATTCAACAAGAGGCAGTACTACATTCCGGACTTCATCTACAAAAAGCTTTAA